The segment GGAGCACGGCCATCACGCGCGGGGCGGTCTTGTTCAGGTCGTCGCGGACGGCGTGTTCGAGGCGGGCGTACTCGATCGTGCTCTTGAACCGGGCGACGCCGAGATCCGTCCAGAAGCGGCGGATCGACGCGGGCGTGTACCCGCGGCGGCGCAAACCCGCCAGCGTCGGCATGCGCGGATCATCCCAGCCCCGGACATACCCCTCCTTCACCAGCTCGAGCAGTTTCCGCTTGCTGGTGACGACGTGCGTCAGCTCGCCGCGGGCGAACTCGATCTGCTGCGGATGATGAATCTTTTTCCCCCAGGGACCGCTGCCGTCGTCGGTG is part of the bacterium genome and harbors:
- a CDS encoding glutamate--tRNA ligase family protein, producing the protein TDDGSGPWGKKIHHPQQIEFARGELTHVVTSKRKLLELVKEGYVRGWDDPRMPTLAGLRRRGYTPASIRRFWTDLGVARFKSTIEYARLEHAVRDDLNKTAPRVMAVLRPLKVVITNWNEQSRDREGAVPPVFPTRDREGTVVNAEYGMPT